A single Streptomyces sp. Edi2 DNA region contains:
- a CDS encoding caspase family protein — protein sequence MSEYDARGKVNRALLISVDDYRSLRPLPAVKDNVRKLEQALLAPGTDLFTKGEIVTCRPQEPWEVEQALDTVVQEARGLLLVYFSGHGRVGSDGGNLHLMVGASEPRHKTVSWQDTVLSYLDNARADRIVIVLECCYAGNASEAFHSCRNPTSLLMAAQPNRRIFSGEEPTGGSVFNRALVQILEQGIPGKRFVTFEDLVRALREQLAGERTPMGDVWEPRSAKQNTVDDVILSFATPEARPPTPLRVRLRRRLKSSLRHWTGILLILAIIFVPATAGVVLLRLPDDGAPCPPALELRLLTAPEAEPALRQAAFDYEMSETNTRPLSGEGDLPDGCRRAQITVYSAARDQVDQGFAAAERWQGEALGTGQARPADKGPGPLNRPGPQPDIWIPESTADYYEARRGMPATSSPATLHYSAPVAYTPLVVGIPENRRLDDVEPADASWPDLLTQTDGSHHDLRLLRPSPVLSGTGLLHTLGLYLAHDGPGGASTGAPDLTLARQAEERLSAPGSQYAGSTELLCSLRPDTGSDAAGSVDRTKSAPLVSEKSLADYNLGHAIGSCPARPSALPFRNRYLAYYPDNVPALDHPLVRVDWQGATDATVRQAAVASFAGWLRAPDGGQRALTAQGYRGVRETSPPPGSPLRDSRSDVDPVGRVVPFTAGPEQVSQVLDGYDKAQKSSQVLILMDTSTSMADGGRLPVALSAAARALELAGSRHTYGLWAFPDRAHPADAGAVRELVRLGSADPAPGKAALDRIAGGELVEHGAAMEEALTRALRTMKKSPATNKAIVLLLDQDDGAGRRAAGVERTLSALLEEKPDVPILALVMGQSGCDTFAFRQLAGASHGQCVPAGPQAVDTLAGRIASIGTAAKGDR from the coding sequence ATGTCCGAATACGACGCACGGGGCAAGGTCAACCGGGCGCTGCTGATCAGCGTCGACGACTACCGCTCGCTGCGCCCGCTGCCCGCGGTGAAGGACAACGTCCGCAAGCTGGAGCAGGCCCTGCTCGCCCCCGGCACCGATCTGTTCACCAAGGGCGAGATCGTCACCTGCCGGCCCCAGGAGCCCTGGGAGGTGGAACAGGCGCTGGACACCGTCGTCCAGGAGGCGCGCGGGCTGCTGCTGGTGTACTTCTCCGGCCACGGCCGGGTGGGCAGCGACGGCGGCAATCTGCACCTCATGGTCGGTGCCTCGGAACCGCGGCACAAGACCGTCTCCTGGCAGGACACCGTGCTCTCCTACCTGGACAACGCCCGGGCCGACCGCATCGTGATCGTCCTGGAGTGCTGTTACGCCGGCAACGCGAGCGAGGCCTTCCACTCCTGCCGCAACCCCACCTCGCTGCTGATGGCCGCGCAGCCCAACCGCCGGATCTTCAGCGGCGAGGAGCCCACCGGGGGCAGCGTCTTCAACCGTGCCCTGGTCCAGATCCTGGAACAAGGCATCCCCGGCAAACGGTTCGTCACCTTCGAGGACCTGGTCCGGGCCCTGCGCGAACAACTGGCCGGTGAACGGACCCCGATGGGCGACGTCTGGGAGCCGCGCTCGGCGAAGCAGAACACCGTCGACGACGTCATCCTCTCCTTCGCCACCCCCGAGGCCCGCCCGCCGACCCCGCTGCGGGTCCGCTTACGCCGCCGGCTGAAGTCGTCCTTACGGCACTGGACCGGCATCCTGCTGATCCTGGCGATCATCTTCGTACCGGCCACCGCGGGCGTCGTCCTGCTCCGGCTCCCGGACGACGGGGCGCCCTGTCCGCCCGCCCTCGAGCTGCGGCTGCTCACCGCCCCCGAGGCCGAACCCGCGCTGCGCCAGGCCGCCTTCGACTACGAGATGTCCGAGACCAACACCCGGCCCCTGAGCGGCGAGGGCGACCTCCCCGACGGCTGCCGGCGCGCCCAGATCACCGTCTACTCCGCCGCCAGGGACCAGGTCGACCAGGGCTTCGCCGCCGCCGAGCGCTGGCAGGGCGAGGCCCTGGGGACCGGGCAGGCCCGGCCGGCCGACAAGGGACCCGGCCCCCTCAACCGGCCCGGACCACAGCCCGACATCTGGATCCCCGAGTCCACCGCCGACTACTACGAGGCGCGCCGCGGTATGCCCGCCACGAGCTCCCCGGCGACCCTCCACTACAGCGCCCCCGTCGCCTACACCCCGCTGGTCGTCGGCATCCCGGAGAACCGGCGCCTGGACGACGTCGAACCGGCCGACGCCTCCTGGCCGGATCTGCTCACGCAGACGGACGGCAGCCACCACGACCTCAGACTCCTGCGGCCCAGCCCGGTGCTGTCCGGTACCGGGCTGCTGCACACCCTCGGCCTCTACCTCGCCCACGACGGCCCGGGCGGCGCCTCGACGGGAGCGCCCGACCTCACCCTCGCCCGGCAGGCCGAGGAGCGGCTGTCCGCCCCGGGCAGCCAGTACGCGGGCAGCACCGAACTGCTGTGCTCGCTGCGGCCCGACACCGGCTCGGATGCCGCCGGCTCCGTCGACCGTACGAAGTCCGCGCCCCTGGTGTCGGAGAAGTCCCTCGCCGACTACAACCTCGGCCATGCCATCGGCAGTTGCCCAGCCCGCCCGTCCGCGCTCCCGTTCCGCAACCGCTACCTCGCCTACTACCCCGACAACGTCCCCGCGCTCGACCACCCCCTGGTCCGCGTCGACTGGCAGGGCGCCACGGACGCCACCGTGCGGCAGGCCGCCGTGGCCAGCTTCGCCGGCTGGCTGCGCGCCCCCGACGGCGGGCAGCGCGCCCTCACCGCGCAGGGCTACCGCGGGGTGCGGGAGACGAGCCCCCCACCGGGCTCACCGCTGCGGGACAGCCGGTCGGACGTCGACCCCGTCGGACGGGTGGTGCCCTTCACCGCCGGCCCGGAGCAGGTCTCACAGGTGCTGGACGGCTACGACAAGGCACAGAAGTCCAGCCAGGTGCTGATCCTCATGGACACCTCCACCTCCATGGCCGACGGCGGCCGGCTCCCGGTCGCCCTGAGCGCGGCCGCACGCGCCCTGGAGTTGGCCGGCTCGCGCCACACCTACGGCCTGTGGGCCTTCCCCGACCGCGCGCACCCCGCCGACGCCGGCGCGGTGCGCGAGCTCGTCCGGCTGGGTAGCGCCGACCCGGCCCCGGGAAAGGCCGCGCTGGACCGGATCGCCGGCGGCGAACTGGTCGAGCACGGCGCCGCGATGGAGGAGGCGCTGACCCGTGCCCTGCGCACGATGAAGAAGTCCCCGGCCACCAACAAGGCCATCGTGCTCCTGCTCGACCAGGACGACGGCGCGGGCCGCCGTGCGGCGGGCGTGGAGCGGACGCTCAGCGCCCTCCTGGAGGAGAAACCCGATGTACCCATCCTGGCCCTGGTGATGGGCCAGTCAGGCTGTGACACCTTCGCCTTCCGGCAGCTGGCCGGCGCCTCGCACGGACAGTGCGTGCCCGCCGGCCCGCAGGCCGTCGACACGCTGGCCGGCCGGATCGCCTCCATCGGCACGGCCGCCAAGGGGGACCGATGA
- a CDS encoding cobalamin biosynthesis protein: MRGEHAGYACGAALGFLGDLIAADPRRGHPVAAFGRAASAVERRLWRDHRGYGAAHAVLCAGGAAAGAALLERTVRATVPPPLRGGARIALTAATVWAVLGGTSLGREARAVGGALTAGDLDVARERLPHLCGRDPQALDGSQMARAVVESVAENTSDAVVGALVWGALGGVPGLVAFRAVNTLDAMVGHKSPRHRRFGWASARLDDLAGWPGSRLTAALTVLAGPDRRGALRAWRADGGAHPSPNAGPVEASFAGALGVRLGGTLAYGGRVEHRPVLNDGAPPVAVPDIERAVRLSRRVSVLALATTVAARLAAGALRRSPVTAARPAAGAVSRRAVRALARTAHDSRSPGV, from the coding sequence GTGCGCGGCGAACACGCGGGATATGCGTGCGGCGCGGCCCTCGGCTTTCTCGGCGACCTGATCGCGGCGGACCCGCGGCGCGGCCATCCGGTGGCCGCCTTCGGCCGGGCCGCGAGCGCCGTCGAGCGCCGGCTGTGGCGCGATCACCGCGGATACGGGGCGGCGCACGCCGTGCTGTGTGCGGGCGGTGCCGCCGCCGGGGCCGCGCTGCTGGAGCGCACCGTACGGGCCACCGTCCCGCCTCCCCTGCGCGGCGGCGCCCGGATCGCGCTGACCGCGGCGACGGTCTGGGCGGTGCTGGGCGGCACCTCGCTCGGCCGCGAGGCCCGGGCCGTCGGTGGTGCGCTGACGGCGGGTGACCTGGACGTGGCGCGGGAGCGGCTGCCGCATCTGTGCGGCCGCGATCCCCAGGCCCTGGACGGGTCCCAGATGGCCCGCGCGGTGGTGGAGTCGGTCGCCGAGAACACCTCGGACGCCGTGGTGGGCGCCCTGGTGTGGGGCGCGCTGGGCGGGGTGCCCGGCCTGGTGGCGTTCCGGGCGGTGAACACCCTGGACGCGATGGTGGGGCACAAGTCGCCGCGCCACCGCCGCTTCGGCTGGGCCTCGGCCCGGCTCGACGACCTCGCCGGCTGGCCCGGCTCCCGGCTGACCGCCGCCCTCACCGTGCTCGCGGGCCCCGACCGGCGCGGTGCGCTGCGGGCCTGGCGGGCGGACGGCGGCGCCCATCCGAGCCCCAACGCGGGCCCGGTGGAGGCGTCGTTCGCGGGCGCGCTGGGCGTACGGCTGGGCGGCACGCTGGCCTACGGCGGACGGGTCGAGCACCGGCCGGTGCTCAACGACGGGGCGCCGCCGGTCGCGGTGCCCGACATCGAACGGGCGGTGCGGCTCTCGCGCCGGGTGAGTGTCCTTGCGCTGGCGACGACGGTGGCGGCGCGGCTGGCGGCCGGGGCGCTGCGGCGGTCCCCGGTGACCGCCGCCCGCCCGGCCGCGGGTGCGGTATCGCGCAGGGCCGTGCGTGCACTGGCGCGTACGGCTCACGACAGCCGGAGTCCCGGCGTATGA
- a CDS encoding cobyric acid synthase, whose amino-acid sequence MNGRFKAAGGAVGGGLLVAGTTSDAGKSVVTAGICRWLARQGVRVAPFKAQNMSLNSFVTREGAEIGRAQAMQAAAARVEPTALMNPVLLKPGSDRSSQVVLLGKPVGELSARGYHEGRQKQLLGTVTDCLAELRRTHDAVICEGAGSPAEINLRRTDLVNMGLARAARIPVVVVGDIDRGGVFASFFGTTALLSKEDQALVAGYLVNKFRGDVTLLEPGLEMLRGLTGRQTLGVLPFSHGLGIDEEDGLHVSLRGAVRESVVAPPHGAEVLRVAVCAVPLMSNFTDVDALAAEPGVVVRFVDQAEELADADLVVLPGTRGTVRALQWLRERGLADAVVRRAAEGRPVLGICGGFQMLGERIEDDVESKAGTVDGLGLLPVRVRFAAEKTLARPVGEALGEPVAGYEIHHGVAEVTGGDEAFMSDGEGRSLDGCRAGSVWGTHWHGSLESDGFRRAFLRRVAADAGRAFVPAPGTAFAALREEQLDRLGDLIEEHADTGALLRLIEEGVPEGLPFVPPGAP is encoded by the coding sequence GTGAACGGGCGGTTCAAGGCAGCGGGCGGGGCCGTCGGCGGTGGCCTGTTGGTGGCCGGTACGACGTCCGACGCCGGCAAGAGCGTGGTGACGGCGGGGATCTGCCGCTGGCTGGCCCGGCAGGGGGTGCGGGTGGCGCCGTTCAAGGCGCAGAACATGTCGCTGAATTCGTTCGTCACCCGCGAGGGCGCGGAGATCGGGCGGGCCCAGGCGATGCAGGCCGCCGCGGCGCGGGTGGAGCCGACCGCGCTGATGAACCCCGTGCTGCTCAAGCCCGGCAGCGACCGCAGCAGCCAGGTGGTGCTGCTGGGGAAGCCGGTGGGCGAGCTCAGTGCCAGGGGCTACCACGAGGGCCGCCAGAAGCAGTTGCTCGGCACGGTCACCGACTGCCTGGCCGAGCTGCGGCGTACCCACGACGCGGTGATCTGCGAGGGCGCCGGAAGTCCCGCCGAGATCAATCTGCGGCGTACCGACCTCGTGAACATGGGCCTGGCGCGGGCCGCCCGGATCCCGGTGGTGGTGGTCGGTGACATCGACCGCGGCGGGGTGTTCGCCTCCTTCTTCGGCACCACGGCGCTGCTGTCCAAGGAGGACCAGGCGCTGGTCGCGGGGTATCTCGTCAACAAGTTCCGCGGCGATGTGACGCTGCTGGAGCCGGGCTTGGAGATGCTGCGCGGCCTGACCGGGCGGCAGACGCTGGGCGTGCTGCCCTTCTCGCACGGCCTCGGCATCGACGAGGAGGACGGGCTGCACGTGTCGCTGCGCGGCGCGGTGCGCGAGAGCGTGGTGGCTCCGCCCCACGGCGCCGAGGTGCTGCGGGTGGCGGTCTGTGCCGTCCCGCTGATGTCGAACTTCACGGACGTGGACGCGCTGGCCGCGGAGCCGGGCGTGGTGGTGCGGTTCGTGGACCAGGCCGAGGAGCTGGCCGACGCGGACCTGGTGGTACTGCCGGGGACCCGCGGCACGGTCCGGGCCCTGCAGTGGCTGCGCGAGCGCGGGCTGGCGGACGCGGTCGTCCGGCGGGCCGCCGAGGGCCGCCCGGTGCTGGGCATCTGCGGCGGCTTCCAGATGCTGGGCGAGCGCATCGAGGACGACGTCGAGTCGAAGGCCGGCACGGTCGACGGGCTGGGGCTGCTGCCCGTGCGCGTACGGTTCGCGGCGGAGAAGACCCTGGCGCGGCCGGTCGGCGAGGCGCTGGGCGAGCCGGTGGCGGGCTACGAGATCCACCACGGCGTCGCCGAAGTGACCGGCGGGGACGAGGCGTTCATGTCCGACGGCGAAGGGCGCAGCCTGGACGGGTGCCGGGCCGGCTCCGTATGGGGCACGCACTGGCACGGCTCGCTGGAGAGCGACGGCTTCCGGCGGGCCTTCCTGCGGCGGGTCGCGGCGGACGCGGGACGGGCGTTCGTACCGGCCCCCGGCACCGCCTTCGCCGCCCTGCGCGAGGAGCAGTTGGACCGGCTGGGCGACCTGATCGAGGAGCACGCGGACACCGGCGCGCTGCTGCGGCTGATCGAGGAAGGAGTACCGGAGGGGCTGCCGTTCGTGCCTCCGGGGGCGCCATGA
- a CDS encoding putative cobaltochelatase, producing the protein MTTAHHTAPQYPFTAVVGMDDLRLALLLNAVSPAVGGVLVRGEKGTAKSTAVRALSALMPQVDVVSGCRFACAPAAPDPGCPDGPHEAGAAEARPTRMVELPVGASEDRLVGALDIERALSEGVKAFEPGLLADAHRGILYVDEVNLLHDHLVDLLLDAAAMGASYVEREGVSVRHAARFLLVGTMNPEEGELRPQLLDRFGLTVEVAASREPEQRVEVVRRRLAYDADPAGFAARWAAEEDALRHRITAARELLPGVTLGDAALRQIAATCAAFEVDGMRADIVMARTATALAAWAGRTDVLEEDVRQAALLALPHRRRRNPFDAPGLDEDKLDRTLEEFGGADEDTDGESTDGEDDPDPDGPDGGPGGGGPDGGGAPAQDGPDGAPQESPAAQSPELPHQQERESAEGPERPQEQPAAPEQSQEGAPAAGGEKAAVGAGEPFRTRRLDVPGLGEGADGRRSRARTAHGRTTGARRPHGALGKLHLAATVQAAAPHQRARGRHGRGLVVRRDDLREAVREGREGNLVLFVVDASGSMAARKRMSAVKGAVLSLLLDAYQRRDKIGMITFRSGGAELALPPTSSVEAGAARLEQLPTGGRTPLSEGLLRAHEVLRVERMRDASRRPLLVVVTDGRATGGPEPVVRANRAARLLAGEGTASVVVDCETGPVRLGLAGELARELQGTAVTLDELRADSVSALVRTVQGNRKAA; encoded by the coding sequence ATGACTACCGCTCACCACACCGCCCCGCAGTACCCCTTCACCGCGGTGGTCGGCATGGACGATCTGCGGCTGGCGCTGCTGCTGAACGCGGTCAGCCCCGCGGTGGGCGGGGTGCTCGTCCGCGGGGAGAAGGGCACCGCCAAGAGCACCGCCGTGCGGGCGCTGTCGGCGCTGATGCCGCAGGTGGACGTGGTCAGCGGCTGCCGCTTCGCCTGTGCCCCGGCCGCGCCCGACCCCGGCTGCCCCGACGGGCCGCACGAGGCGGGCGCCGCCGAGGCCCGCCCGACGCGGATGGTCGAGCTGCCCGTCGGTGCCTCCGAGGACCGGCTGGTCGGCGCGCTGGACATCGAGCGGGCGCTGTCGGAGGGCGTGAAGGCCTTCGAACCGGGCCTGCTGGCCGATGCGCACCGCGGAATCCTCTACGTCGACGAGGTCAACCTCCTCCACGACCATCTGGTCGACCTGCTGCTCGACGCGGCCGCCATGGGCGCCTCGTACGTCGAGCGCGAGGGTGTCTCCGTACGGCACGCGGCCCGCTTCCTGCTCGTCGGCACGATGAACCCCGAGGAGGGCGAGCTGCGGCCGCAGCTGCTGGACCGGTTCGGGCTGACCGTCGAGGTCGCGGCCTCGCGCGAGCCGGAGCAGCGGGTGGAGGTCGTGCGGCGCCGGCTGGCGTACGACGCCGACCCGGCCGGTTTCGCGGCACGCTGGGCGGCCGAGGAGGACGCGCTGCGCCATCGCATCACCGCGGCGCGGGAGTTGCTGCCGGGCGTGACGCTGGGCGACGCGGCGCTCCGGCAGATCGCCGCGACCTGCGCGGCGTTCGAGGTGGACGGGATGCGCGCGGACATCGTGATGGCGCGTACGGCCACGGCGCTGGCCGCGTGGGCGGGGCGGACCGACGTCCTGGAGGAGGACGTCCGCCAGGCGGCGCTGCTGGCGCTGCCGCACCGCAGGCGCCGCAACCCCTTCGACGCGCCCGGCCTGGACGAGGACAAGCTCGACCGGACCCTGGAGGAGTTCGGCGGGGCGGACGAGGACACCGACGGCGAGAGCACGGACGGCGAGGACGATCCGGACCCGGACGGCCCGGACGGCGGCCCCGGCGGGGGCGGTCCGGACGGCGGCGGGGCGCCTGCGCAGGACGGTCCGGACGGCGCTCCGCAGGAGTCGCCCGCGGCGCAGAGCCCCGAACTCCCGCACCAGCAGGAGCGGGAGAGCGCCGAGGGCCCCGAGCGGCCTCAGGAGCAGCCTGCGGCCCCGGAGCAGTCCCAGGAGGGCGCCCCCGCGGCGGGCGGCGAGAAGGCCGCGGTCGGCGCCGGCGAGCCGTTCCGGACCCGGCGGCTGGATGTGCCGGGCCTGGGCGAGGGCGCGGACGGCCGCAGGTCGCGGGCGCGGACCGCGCACGGCCGGACGACCGGGGCGCGGCGTCCGCACGGCGCCCTGGGCAAGCTGCACCTGGCGGCGACCGTGCAGGCCGCGGCGCCGCACCAGCGGGCCCGCGGCCGCCACGGGCGGGGTCTGGTGGTGCGCCGGGACGATCTGCGCGAGGCGGTGCGCGAGGGGCGGGAGGGCAATCTGGTCCTGTTCGTCGTGGACGCGTCCGGTTCGATGGCGGCACGCAAGCGGATGAGCGCGGTCAAGGGTGCGGTGCTCTCGCTGCTGCTCGACGCCTATCAGCGGCGCGACAAGATCGGCATGATCACCTTCCGGAGCGGCGGCGCCGAGCTGGCGCTGCCCCCGACCTCGTCGGTCGAGGCCGGCGCGGCGCGGCTGGAGCAGCTGCCGACGGGCGGCCGTACGCCGCTGTCGGAGGGGCTGCTGCGGGCCCATGAGGTGCTGCGGGTGGAGCGGATGCGGGACGCCTCGCGGCGGCCGCTGCTGGTGGTCGTCACCGACGGACGGGCGACCGGCGGGCCGGAGCCCGTGGTCCGGGCCAACCGCGCCGCCCGGCTGCTGGCCGGTGAGGGCACCGCTTCGGTGGTCGTGGACTGCGAGACGGGCCCGGTGCGGCTGGGGCTTGCGGGCGAGCTGGCCCGTGAGCTGCAGGGCACCGCGGTCACCCTCGACGAACTGCGCGCGGACAGCGTCTCCGCGCTCGTACGGACCGTACAAGGCAACAGGAAGGCCGCGTAA
- the cobO gene encoding cob(I)yrinic acid a,c-diamide adenosyltransferase: protein MPQGQPSVVPNDGLTTRQRRNRPLVFVHTGQGKGKSTAAFGLALRAWNQGWPVGVFQFVKSAKWKVGEERALKVLGESGEGGTVAWHKMGEGWSWVQRDIASSEEAAREGWEQVKRDLAAETYKLLVLDEFSYPLKWGWIDADEVVSALRDRPGTQHVVITGRDAPEALLDFADLVTDMTKVKHPMDTGQKGQRGIEW, encoded by the coding sequence ATGCCGCAGGGACAACCGTCCGTCGTACCGAACGACGGGCTCACCACCCGCCAGCGCCGCAACCGCCCGCTGGTGTTCGTCCACACCGGCCAGGGCAAGGGCAAGTCCACCGCGGCCTTCGGGCTGGCGCTGCGCGCCTGGAACCAGGGCTGGCCGGTCGGGGTGTTCCAGTTCGTGAAGTCGGCGAAGTGGAAGGTCGGCGAGGAGCGGGCGCTGAAGGTGCTCGGGGAGTCCGGCGAGGGCGGCACCGTCGCCTGGCACAAGATGGGCGAGGGCTGGTCCTGGGTCCAGCGCGACATCGCCTCCAGCGAGGAGGCGGCGCGCGAGGGCTGGGAGCAGGTCAAGCGGGATCTCGCCGCGGAGACCTACAAGCTGCTGGTGCTGGACGAGTTCAGCTACCCGCTGAAGTGGGGCTGGATCGACGCCGATGAGGTGGTCTCGGCGCTGCGCGACCGCCCCGGTACCCAGCATGTCGTCATCACCGGGCGGGACGCCCCCGAGGCGCTGCTGGACTTCGCCGATCTGGTGACGGACATGACCAAGGTCAAGCACCCGATGGACACCGGTCAGAAGGGCCAGCGGGGCATCGAATGGTGA
- a CDS encoding cobyrinate a,c-diamide synthase, whose protein sequence is MSGGAIPRLVIAAPSSGAGKTTVATGLMAAFAEAGLVVSPHKVGPDYIDPGYHSLATGRPGRNLDAYLCGPGRIAPLFLHGAAGADLALVEGVMGLFDGASGMGELSSTAHVAKLLRAPVVLVVDASSQSRSVAALVHGFASWDPEVRLAGVILNKVGSDRHEELLREAMDSSGVPVLGALRRDGRAGTPSRHLGLVPVAERRAEAVESVAELAARVRAGCDLEALLALARTVPELPDAPWDPAAELSVAEGGTAPERPLIAVAGGPAFTFSYAEHAELLAAAGAEVAAFDPLRDEQLPPGTRGLVIGGGFPEMYAPDLSANAPLRAAVAALAASGAPVSAECAGLLYLSRSLDGKPMCGVLPAESRMTERLTLGYREAVALQDNALAAAGTRVRGHEFHRTALEPGAGADPAWGLTHPERRVEGFVSGGVHASYLHVHWAAEPSLAGRLVASAARGAVAGNSA, encoded by the coding sequence ATGAGCGGCGGTGCGATCCCCCGGCTGGTGATCGCCGCGCCGTCCTCGGGCGCGGGGAAGACGACGGTGGCCACGGGCCTGATGGCGGCGTTCGCCGAGGCCGGGCTCGTGGTGTCGCCGCACAAGGTGGGCCCGGACTACATCGATCCTGGCTACCACTCGCTGGCCACCGGCCGTCCCGGCCGCAACCTGGACGCCTATCTGTGCGGGCCCGGCCGCATCGCGCCGCTGTTCCTGCACGGCGCGGCCGGCGCCGATCTCGCGCTCGTCGAGGGCGTGATGGGGCTGTTCGACGGGGCGTCCGGGATGGGCGAACTGTCCTCGACGGCGCACGTGGCCAAGCTGCTGCGGGCGCCGGTGGTCCTGGTGGTGGACGCCTCCTCGCAGTCGCGGTCGGTGGCGGCGCTGGTGCACGGCTTCGCCTCCTGGGATCCGGAGGTACGGCTGGCCGGGGTGATCCTCAACAAGGTCGGCTCGGACCGCCACGAGGAGCTGCTGCGGGAGGCCATGGACTCCTCCGGGGTGCCGGTGCTGGGGGCCCTGCGCCGGGACGGGCGGGCCGGTACGCCGTCGCGTCACCTGGGCCTGGTGCCGGTCGCCGAACGGCGGGCCGAGGCGGTGGAGTCGGTGGCCGAGCTGGCCGCGCGGGTCCGTGCGGGCTGCGATCTGGAGGCGCTGCTGGCGCTGGCGCGTACGGTGCCCGAGCTGCCGGACGCCCCCTGGGACCCGGCGGCGGAGCTGTCCGTGGCCGAGGGGGGCACCGCCCCGGAGCGGCCGCTGATCGCCGTCGCGGGCGGCCCCGCGTTCACCTTCTCGTACGCCGAGCACGCCGAGCTGCTGGCCGCTGCGGGCGCCGAGGTGGCCGCCTTCGACCCGCTGCGGGACGAACAACTGCCGCCCGGCACCCGGGGGCTGGTGATCGGCGGCGGCTTCCCGGAGATGTATGCACCGGATCTGTCGGCGAACGCGCCGTTGCGCGCCGCGGTGGCCGCCCTGGCCGCGTCCGGGGCGCCGGTCTCCGCGGAGTGCGCCGGGCTGCTCTACCTCTCCCGGTCGCTGGACGGGAAGCCGATGTGCGGGGTGCTGCCCGCCGAGTCCCGGATGACCGAACGGCTCACCCTCGGCTACCGCGAGGCGGTGGCGCTGCAGGACAACGCCCTGGCGGCGGCCGGGACCCGGGTGCGCGGCCACGAGTTCCACCGCACGGCGCTGGAGCCGGGCGCGGGGGCCGACCCGGCGTGGGGACTGACCCACCCGGAGCGGCGGGTGGAGGGCTTTGTGTCCGGCGGGGTGCATGCCTCGTATCTGCATGTGCACTGGGCCGCCGAGCCGTCGCTGGCCGGGCGCCTGGTGGCGAGCGCGGCGCGTGGCGCCGTGGCGGGGAACTCGGCGTGA
- a CDS encoding cobalamin biosynthesis protein gives MRGRAAGEAHGAEEADGADEAGAPLVPLVAGVGARRGVPAPEVLELITASCTAAGYAVRQVVALATVAAKADEPGLTAAARELGVPLRSFPAAALAAVRVPEPSAAASAAVGTPSVAEAAALLAAGPGAALAAGKRKSPPPARATCALAGPAVTDHLAGPL, from the coding sequence ATGAGGGGCCGGGCGGCCGGCGAGGCTCACGGGGCCGAGGAGGCCGACGGGGCCGACGAGGCCGGGGCGCCGCTCGTGCCGCTGGTCGCCGGCGTGGGCGCGCGCCGTGGCGTCCCGGCGCCGGAAGTGCTGGAGCTGATCACGGCCAGTTGCACGGCGGCGGGGTACGCCGTCCGCCAGGTCGTCGCCCTGGCGACGGTGGCGGCCAAGGCGGACGAGCCGGGACTGACCGCGGCGGCCCGGGAGCTGGGGGTGCCGTTGCGGTCGTTCCCGGCGGCGGCCCTGGCGGCCGTGCGGGTACCGGAGCCGTCCGCGGCCGCGTCGGCGGCCGTCGGGACGCCGAGCGTGGCCGAGGCGGCCGCGCTGCTGGCCGCGGGGCCGGGTGCCGCACTGGCCGCCGGCAAGCGGAAGTCGCCGCCGCCGGCCCGGGCGACCTGTGCGCTCGCCGGGCCGGCCGTAACGGACCACCTCGCCGGGCCGCTGTAA
- a CDS encoding sirohydrochlorin chelatase — protein MTTPPALLIAGHGTRDEGGAEALRTLVRMLGERHPDVPVAGGFFGVPASPLPLDDAIDGLVERGATRLAVIPLLPAPTGPVPDALPSALERAAERHPGLGYTCDAELGPHPKVLDVLERRLDEALAAGARRPEDRARTTVLLVGRGAADPYANAEVARAARLLWEGRGFAGVETAFVSQAAPDVPAGLDRCRALAAAAPPDRPRRIVVLPYFFFPGGLLERLHLQAEGWAAAHPGTEVFGAGAIGPAAEVAEAVMERYRATVADAPLPGGAACGCRAAEDARGTDGTAPRTAAVAADAGER, from the coding sequence GTGACCACTCCTCCCGCACTGCTCATCGCCGGTCACGGCACCCGTGACGAAGGCGGGGCCGAGGCGCTGCGCACGCTGGTGCGCATGCTCGGCGAGCGCCACCCCGACGTGCCCGTCGCCGGCGGGTTCTTCGGCGTCCCGGCCTCTCCCCTGCCGCTGGACGACGCCATCGACGGGCTCGTCGAACGGGGCGCGACCCGGCTCGCCGTCATACCGCTGCTGCCGGCCCCGACCGGGCCGGTACCGGACGCGCTGCCCTCGGCGCTGGAGCGGGCGGCGGAGCGTCACCCGGGGCTCGGCTATACCTGCGACGCCGAACTGGGGCCCCACCCCAAGGTGCTCGACGTACTGGAACGACGGCTGGACGAGGCGCTGGCCGCCGGCGCCCGCAGGCCCGAGGACCGGGCGCGGACCACGGTGTTGCTGGTGGGGCGTGGCGCGGCCGATCCGTACGCCAACGCCGAGGTGGCACGGGCCGCGCGGCTGCTGTGGGAAGGGCGCGGCTTCGCGGGGGTGGAGACCGCGTTCGTCTCCCAGGCGGCGCCCGATGTGCCGGCGGGCCTGGACCGGTGCCGGGCCCTGGCGGCCGCGGCGCCGCCCGACCGGCCACGCCGGATCGTGGTGCTGCCCTACTTCTTCTTCCCCGGGGGCCTCTTGGAGCGGCTGCACCTGCAAGCCGAGGGCTGGGCCGCGGCGCACCCCGGCACGGAGGTGTTCGGCGCGGGGGCGATCGGCCCCGCGGCCGAGGTGGCCGAGGCGGTCATGGAGCGCTACCGCGCGACGGTGGCGGACGCTCCACTGCCCGGCGGCGCGGCGTGCGGTTGCCGGGCGGCGGAGGACGCCCGGGGGACGGACGGCACGGCGCCGCGGACCGCCGCGGTGGCGGCGGACGCCGGGGAGCGGTGA